A window from Centropristis striata isolate RG_2023a ecotype Rhode Island chromosome 2, C.striata_1.0, whole genome shotgun sequence encodes these proteins:
- the aph1b gene encoding gamma-secretase subunit Aph-1b, with the protein MTAAVFFGCTFIAFGPAIALFLFTIAREPLRVIFLIAGAFFWLVSLLLASLVWFISVQISDKNSAAQQKGLLIFGVVLSVLLQETFRFAYYKLLKKANEGLLALSQEETMPISIRQLAYVSGLGFGFMSGAFSVVNILADSVGPGTVGIHGDSQHYFLSSAFMTMAIILLHMFWGVVFFDACEKQRWWAVAAVVISHLIVSCLTFQNPDYVASLVPTYVILFLMGVWAFYSAGGSLRNLKLCLTCKDKDFLLANHRPR; encoded by the exons atGACGGCGGCGGTGTTTTTCGGCTGCACCTTCATCGCCTTCGGCCCGGCCATCGCTCTGTTCCTGTTTACCATCGCCCGGGAGCCGCTCAGGGTCATTTTCCTCATAGCAGG AGCATTTTTCTGGCTGGTGTCCCTGCTGCTGGCCTCTCTGGTCTGGTTCATCTCAGTTCAGATCAGTGATAAGAACAGCGCGGCGCAGCAGAAAGGACTACTCATCTTTGGCGTGGTGCTGTCCGTCCTGCTGCAGGAAACCTTCCGCTTCGCTTACTACAAGCTGCTAAA aaaaGCAAATGAAGGCCTCCTCGCTCTCAGTCAGGAGGAAACCATGCCCATCTCCATCCGGCAGCTGGCTTATG TGTCCGGCCTCGGCTTCGGCTTCATGAGCGGTGCATTCTCTGTGGTGAACATCCTGGCGGACTCTGTGGGGCCCGGGACCGTGGGGATCCATGGAGACTCACAGCACTACTTCCTGTCCTCAG CCTTTATGACCATGGCCATCATCCTGCTTCACATGTTCTGGGGCGTCGTCTTCTTCGACGCCTGTGAGAAGCAGCGCTGGTGGGCGGTGGCTGCTGTCGTCATCAGCCACCTCATTGTTTCCTGCCTG ACCTTCCAGAACCCGGACTACGTGGCCAGCCTGGTTCCCACCTACGTCATCTTGTTCCTGATGGGCGTCTGGGCGTTTTACTCCGCCGGTGGCTCCCTCAGGAACCTCAAACTCTGCCTCACCTGCAAAGACAAGGACTTCCTGCTCGCCAACCATCGGCCCAGATAA